Within Pempheris klunzingeri isolate RE-2024b chromosome 24, fPemKlu1.hap1, whole genome shotgun sequence, the genomic segment gatcagtgtgtgtggttgtacaGCAGGGGGTCGATGAGTTGATTCAGCAGTCGACAGAAAAGTGATCGTCAACTGTTTTGATGATATGATATCCCATGTCACTGCCCATGAATGAGTCAATGAAACAGTGACCTAGCCTATGGCCCGCTGACGAACTCATTTGATATTATGAGCTGGGTGTCGAGTCGACATTTACAGGAAAGATCACAACCTTAATCCACAGCTGCACACTTCTCAAATCGACAAGCgcaaagtgctttacaatacatgaacaaataaaaaagcactGTTACACATTTGAAGATGTAAACCAACCGCTGTGAGGAATGAGCTTTATACCTGTAGAGCTGTGAAGGTGCACCAGCGTGACTGACGGAGATACAACAGATGACTCTTTAAATCCACCTCCCATATGTGTACACATCTGGACTGTAGCTGTTGCTTCATTCAGATGCTTTAAAACTACGATTATGGTGTCAGTGGTTGGCATTTGCAAACTGTGCCATGAAGAAAGGAAATAATAGACCTTTAATTTAACTTCTAACAACACTTTGGGAGCTCTGTTGCTTGATGTACTTCAAGTGttgtcagtgtcacattttactgtttaaaatAGTTGTTAATGGTTAACTTTTATGCTCTTGTGTGTTGGTATTTAAAATAGGCTTTCATCAGTGTTGCTGCTGGTCTTTAACGCAAATGTTGGTCATTTAAAACAGATGCCACTTAATTGCAAAAAAGgaatagaaaacacaaaactgctgGAAACATACAAAAAGTCATGCACTCTAAATTGTGCCATGAGTGTTTCTGTATGGTCACGTGACATTCGCCCTGTTCCGATTGGCTCATTACTTCCCATAACAAACTCATGATGTGCTTATGATGCCTCTATAATTCCTGCTTGGCAACCCCTCTTCAGTGTCGAATGTTCATTGGTGGCGGTTGAGGCTGTTTGCCGCTGACGTCCGAGAGGCGATTACGCAAGAGCTCCTGGCAGGGCCGTGTGTCTCCAGGAGCGTTTGTGCACATGACAAAAGTATGAGGAAAGCCGCTGTACGcgctttttactgttttcatacATGCACTGGCTAGATGGAGTCATCAGTTAGGTGGCAGTGTGTAGCAGTAATTATAGCCTGATATTTccatctttccctttttttttgcttaaagcTACTTTAATTTTGAAGGGTTTTGTGCTGATTGTTTAACTTCGGAGGGTTTAAAGTGCTCTTTGAAAACCAGATCAAACGCAATGCTcttttattgaaatgaaatgttggaTGAACTGaggattattttatttatcgattcatctgttctttatttttgaGTAATTGATTCATTGAACAGACTTTAActacatttttgcttgatttgATAACTTTAGTGATTCATCAGTTAGTAAAACTGTTTCTGATTTGCTGTCAGGCGACTAATGAATAGTTTGAGAAGTAGTATTGCACTAAAGCTTAAACGGTTGATTAAGTAAATGTAGTGCAGGTCAGTCATAGTTGATGTGAACCAGCCCGGtcagctcctcttcttcctctgcaggttcctcaccctctctgtcctccaagAAGCCCAGGAGCAGAGGCCTCTTCTCCAGCCTCTTCTGCTGCCTGTGTCGGGACCAGCCTGAACCCCTGCCGGTCAACAACAACGCCCCTCTGCTGGTAGAGGAGAACGGAACTGTCTCCAAGGTGTGTTTACCTTTGCCTCGCTGGCTGCACTTTTGCCCTGTTTTGACAGCAACAAAAGGATAAAATCTGTGCTGGAGAGGTCAAGCAAAGAGACAGACTGAACTACATTTTAGGCCTAATTgcttgattgatgattgatttttGCTGCGTCCAGGTTTGGAGAAATCTCATTTTGTGGATTTTTGTCAGATTCAGGTGAAGCCGCTGCTGCCTCCAGTGAAGTCAAAAGACTCCGGAAAGATCTGTGTGGTTATAGATCTGGACGAGACATTAGTTCACAGCTCTTTTAAGGTAAGAACAAGCAGCTGTGTGCAAGTCCAGCACTGTAACCCATTTTTAAGAACATATGGGCCCCAAAGCACATAGTTGTCCCCTGTGATCACATTGCGTTATGAGATCAGTATGTTTAATAGTGAAATACAATCTCCAAGGACTACATTTATCCCATCTGGTTGTTGTTGGCTTGGACAGTGACATTTCTGTCATTGGTGGAAAGTGCCAAACCCAAACTAGCTGGTTCTTAAACCCAAATAAACAGAGCCGCTCCTccatgtgcacgcacacactgcaGACGATTTGTCTCTACCTGCATCTGACCTGCAATAATACTTTATAAGAGATGTTTATGTTATTAAGAACAGGTCTGGAAATATCCGTATCTTTGTTCAAAtcaactttcttttttatcattccAACAGCCTGTGAACAACGCAGATTTCATCATTCCTGTGGAAATAGATGGAACAGTCCACCAGGTAACGCTGACGTTACACTaaccattaaaacaaaaaaccctTCTGTAACCGTAACTTGCTGTCATCTGCCGTCCTCCAACATGACAGTGCCTCGCCGCCTTTGTGGTCGTGCGATGGCAGCGCTCTCAAGTTTAAATTGCTGAGTGCAGGAGGTGCTGTTGGCGTTTTAAAGGATTTGAAGACGGTTGCTCGGAGATGGATGACATACCGTGGGTCTGGGCCTGATTCAAGTAATCCAGGATAGGTTTGTTCAGACAAGCACAGCCTATTCCGGATGACTTGGTTCAGGAACGCTGCCCTCAGCCGCCGACAccgcagagagaagaagaaatggaggaGCTTCAAGGAAACAAGTCCTGGATTTTACTTTTGGAGCcaagtgtttgtctgtttgtgatcCATAGGAGTATCTTTTCATATGAAATGTCCCATGTAAGTCTGGAATGCCTGAGATTGCAATGTTTTTAATGCGTTGGCCCACATTTTAAACCTGTCTGCTGCATCCATATGGCACAGTAAGCCTTTAAAACTGTCCAGTCATCTTTTGTATAGATTATATTTGATACCAAAAGAAGGCATCATAGTTCCTCAGGCAGTTATAGGCTGTAGAAACATGTTGTATTTGGAAATGTAACCTGGTTGAAACATTCCTGTGTATTCCAGGTGTATGTCCTGAAGCGGCCCCATGTCGACGAGTTCCTGAAGCGAATGGGTGAACTTTTCGAGTGCGTCCTCTTCACTGCCAGTTTAGCCAAGGTGAGGAACGACTGCACTGCAGCCATGTATAAAATAATGTGGAATCccgttttttttctcatccgTTAAACGCTTCTTGCATCGCCGCAGTACGCAGACCCCGTCTCCGACCTCCTGGACAAGTGGGGTGCTTTCCGCTGCCGCTTGTTCCGGGAGTCCTGCGTCTTCCACCGAGGTAATTACGTCAAGGACCTGAGTCGCCTGGGTCGCGACCTTAACAAGGTCATCATCGTGGACAACTCCCCTGCC encodes:
- the LOC139223760 gene encoding carboxy-terminal domain RNA polymerase II polypeptide A small phosphatase 1-like; the protein is MDHPSSVITQVSRDEEGSRAAGERGSSPSLSSKKPRSRGLFSSLFCCLCRDQPEPLPVNNNAPLLVEENGTVSKIQVKPLLPPVKSKDSGKICVVIDLDETLVHSSFKPVNNADFIIPVEIDGTVHQVYVLKRPHVDEFLKRMGELFECVLFTASLAKYADPVSDLLDKWGAFRCRLFRESCVFHRGNYVKDLSRLGRDLNKVIIVDNSPASYVFHPDNAVPVASWFDDMSDTELLDLIPFFERLSKVDNIYTVLKHQGAAS